GAACTCGGTGCCCTCGAAGAATCGCTGGGGAGGGGTGGGCCTGCCTGCGCAACAGCAGTTCCAAGATCTCGAAACAGACCAGCGTTGGTGAGGGTCCAGACAGCTCCTTTGGAATCCTCTGCAAACAGCGGTCCCGCATCGTATGCACTGCCAGGCTCGCCCTGCCTGCCGGCAAGCAACGGGACAGTGGCCCCGTCCTTGAAGCTTAGCACACTGCCATTCTGCAAGCCGACATAGACACCGCCGTCCGGCCCTGCTGCGAGTGAATCTATGGTCTCGGTGACGGCAACGTCATCGACGACCAAGGGCACATCTTCTACAAAATCATAGTGTCGCCAGAGACCGAGGTTCGTTGACACCCAGAGGTTTCTGGCGTCGTCAAACGCGAACTTTGACGCTTGCCCAATTCCACTCGCGTCGTTGCGATAAACCGACTGCCAAGCCAGCCCGTTGAAACGATAGATGCCCGTATCGATCGATGCCCATATCTGCTTTCCATAAGGCTGCAACAGAGCGAAGCAATTTCCTGCATAGAAGCGCTCCGGCTTCGACGGCGATACGGGGTTGAGTCTAAAACAGCCACCGTTCTCACCTTCGCCGACGCCAGCCACGAGGAGTTGGCCATCCGGGGTCGGCTGTACGTCCTTCAGAAACTGAATAGGGACGTTCGCGAGCGGCTTGGTTGCCCCGGTATCAGGGTCAACGGTCAGCACGGCGCCGCCCTCGGTCGCTGCAAAAAGATGCCCTCCACTGACGACGAGACGGTCGACCCCTCTGACGACTGTTGGTTTTGCCGCGACAAGCTTTTCCAACTCGGTCAGCAGCGTCAGCTCGCCTTCAGGATCGCCCCGATACTCGGTGGTGCCCAACACGAGCCGTCCGTCAGGCAGTTTCGCGAAGCTATAGGTACCTCTGCTGCGTTCGCATGCGGGCGTGAGCTTTGTCAGATTGGACCCTGCTGCCAGAAAAACTTCTTGCCATTCGCTCGACACGAGGATGCGCCCTTCATCCAATGCGATCGCATCGTGGGACATAATGGCCGAGGAAATTTGCAACCCCGCTTGCTCCGCGCACGTGGTCGAGGGGTCTGGAAGCGCAAGCGGTCGCACCCGTTGTTGATCAACCAGACTCATTATACGGCCATTGGTCGCAAGCCATACCAGTCCGGGCCGAACGGCGACGATGGCGGCCGCTTCGCGATCGGGACTTTCGACAGGAAGGTAATCCCATTGCCCGAGGTAAGGTCCGGAAAGAGGCGTGCCTATAGCAGGTAGACCCTGCGATTGGACACCTGCAGATGTGAAGCACACCAGGGCAAGAACTGACCCCAAGCGTTTCACAACATCAGCGCTCATGGCGAAGAAGCGCTGCCAGCCATGCGTCATACGTGACGTGAAGCGCGAAGTTCGGCCATTGGCTTCAATGCCAGCCCGCTGGTGCGCGCCATCACCGGTCAAGTCACCAGCGACTTCCAAGCGCTCGATCTGTCCTGCAGAGAGCATTCGCTCTGCGCTTGGCGAATGGCGGAGTCGTTGCGGCTTTTCACGCCTGAAGGCTCGGTCCTTCGCACGCTTGCTCGGTTTGTTGTCATGCGTCGCCATGCGTGCGCCATGTCTTCGTCGATCACTTGGCGAGAATTGGGGCGATATTGTCTAGCCGTACAGATGGGGCCGAGTCGGGCTCCTCGTAGATCTTGACGAGCGCGTCGGGATCGACAGGCCTAAGATCCGCTATCTTCCTTTTACCTTCGACATCCGGATCCATCCATTTGAGCACCTCGCAAGCAGCGGTAACGTCTATGCGATCGACAGTCGGATAGACGGGGATGCCAACCATCATGCTGAGATCCTATTCAGGGCTGATGTAGCAGGCTGAGCGAAACCAGGCCACGCCGCGCCCCAGCGCGGAGCTCTCGGCACACCAGCTCGCTCGACGATTGTCATCAGCGTCACGGCAACCATAATGAACCAGTGCAATGGGTGGTCCGCCGCGAGCGGCAGCAACATCAGGGCCCAGCATTCGATGACGCACCAAACGCTGTAGCTCGCGCCATATCGAGCCGCGTCTGTTTCGGCACGAAAACCGTACGCAGCGAGCGGCGGCTGGCGGTGGCAGCGGTTAAGACTTAGCTGCTTGAGAGGCACGACCTGCCAAAGCAGTGCCAGGAGAGAGGCGGCTGCGATGGGCGGTACGCCGACGACCGAAGCGACATTTTCCAGCACAAGCGATCCGCTGACCAGAAAAATGCCCGCTGCGAGCCAGACAATAGCGTAGCCGAGAACGAATAGGGCAACTGCGCGGACGCGCCGTCGACTAAAGCTCCGCTGCCACACATGCAGCAGGGGGGTGGCAAGCAGCGGCGGCATCATTGCCAGGATCATTGCCAACCATGTCAGGACTTGCGCCGACGGCGCGCTGACTGCCAGGACCGCCGCGAGGCGATGCATCGTCACTTCAGCCATCCCAGTTGCGCTCAGACAAAGCGCAGGCAACGATGGAAAAGCGTCTTGGACAGCGAGCAGCGTCCACCCCGAAAAGCTCGCTACGAGTAGCGGCAAAGGTAGCCGCGCCAATACACACCACACTACTATCGCGGGTCGCACATTACTGCCCCTGACGATAGACGCTGATCCGGCCGATGGATAAGTCATCACTGGTCGCGCCTGGCACAGCCGATATTAGCTTTACCGACAACTCGCCGCTTAGCGAGTTTTCGGTGTGCATCCTGTCGACGATAGATGTTATGTCGAGCGAAGTGGTGACACCGTCCCCGCCAGTGGGGCCTAGCGGCGTGCTAGCTTTGCTAACGCCGAACATCGAAAGCGTCCCAGCGAAGTGATCGGGGTATTTCTCCGGATCGGCGCCTTGCGGAAGATTGACATAGACATAAAAAAGCGCCGCGTCGCTCGGGCTCTTGATGTTTTCGAGATTGAGGTAGATGCGATCGGGTTCCCGGGCAGCAGCGGCACTGAATGTCTTCGCGTTCAGCGCTCTGGTCAATTTCTGCAGCTCTTTGCCATCAAGGCGTACGCGGCTCTCTACAACATCGCCGTTGAGACGAACAAGGCTGGTGTTGGACCCGATAAGTTCTGCGGCCTTGGGCGGTGTCATGGTCACAGCTCCTGCTAACTCAATGGCGAGTGACGGAGATGCGCCGAGCTTTTCGAAGCGCACCGCGAGTTGGTCTCCTGGCGCGACCGGTGCGGCGTCATCATCATAGATATAGTCGAGCATCGGCACCTTAGTGTCGAGCACATCGCGCGCCGTGAACTTATAGGTCGTGCCGTCAAGGCGCGGCATAGCGAAGTCTCGATCGCGTGGACCATCAAGCCAGTCGGCGTCTGCGGGATTCTTAAAGACATCGGCCTCGTCGCCCAACCGCTGCTTCTGCCTTAGCCAGACGTTCCATAGGCGGTCGATATTGGCGTGATGGAGCCAAAAGATCGGATCGAGCGCAGCGGTGTCTGGATTCGTCATAAGTCCCCATTCGAGGGGATCGGAGCTGAGGCCGCGACCTTTGAATCCGCCGCCGACCCAGACGTGGACGCCACCATGGGGCTGGCTTTCCAGTGCGCCGAATTTGCCCTTTTCGCCATGATTGAATGGCGTCTTGATTCCACCAAAACCGCTTAGACCGCCATCTCCCGTGCCTTCGAAAAACCTCTCCAGGAGAGTTTTGTCGACCGTGACCACACGGCTGTCGAGAACGATCGGCGATTGCACGTTTGGTATCTGCGCAGCGCCGTAGCGCTGGGCCACGTGCAAGAAGTTCCGGCCGCCGCCAGGCAATTTCGCCTTCGCGAAGGCACGCGGCAATTCACGAGCCTTGGGGTCGTCCGAATAATTCCAGTATGGCAACGCCCAATCAGCGGGACCACCGAGCTTTGTTACAGCATCCCGGACGACTGTTTCAAAAGCAGCAAGATAGCCGCGGTGCCACGGCAGAAAGTACCAGGATAAATGCTGGCACTGACCCCAAAGCTTCTTCTGCACGCCGGGCGGCGGAAATTTGGTGTCGTCAGCGATAAAGCTGAAGCCCTTCCAGATTCCCTTATCGATGCCGTGCATCGCACCAAATGACCACCAACTCGTGATGTCCGTGATCGGGCGCTTCTGAAGTGCCTCGACTGCCTTGCCATACCATTCCAGCGTCGTATCGCCGACTGGAAGCTTCCAGACATCTCGACGGACATGCGCCATGATCCAACTCCAAGTCTTTCAGTGCATATTTCCGATGCCGGCGGCACCTTACCCTCGATTGCGTAATCACCGAGGTTGCAGATCGCGCCCATCTCGACAGATAGACGAAGGCCCCGTAGTCAGACTATCGCAGCGCCCTCGGGACAACCTCGCAAAATCCAATCTTTGATCGCGTCGATTTCGCCCTGGTTGAAGTAATCCGAGTCGTCGCCAGAAGTGCTCAAGGGCATTCTTCCGTACATCCCACCCTTTGAGAAAGCTGGCGTATCGCCTTGTAAGGCGTGAATAAGTATGGAGTTGTTCGGATCCCCGACAGCAACGATCCGTTCGCCTTTGACGGTGCCGTCCGTGACAAACTTCTGATACGTCATGGTTCGCCACCACCGTCCGTGACCAGAAAAATCCGGATCTGCACCAACTCTGGCGCAGCAATCGTCCAGGAATTTCTGGAATTCGACCCAACTGTTGATCACATTGGCCATCATCATGCCCTTCCTCTTGAAAGTCCCAGCTGGGTGCTCTTGCTAATTCTGCGTCATAAAATCGACGAGAGCGCGCACCGTTGGATCGTCATCTAGGGCTGTCCTTGGCGCCTTACTTGTTGTGTTAAAGGTCGTGATGGCCGACACCGCCACCCTTGCGACAGCCTGCTGGGGGGGATCTGAGGCGTCCAA
This region of Mesorhizobium sp. C432A genomic DNA includes:
- a CDS encoding DUF2182 domain-containing protein, producing the protein MAEVTMHRLAAVLAVSAPSAQVLTWLAMILAMMPPLLATPLLHVWQRSFSRRRVRAVALFVLGYAIVWLAAGIFLVSGSLVLENVASVVGVPPIAAASLLALLWQVVPLKQLSLNRCHRQPPLAAYGFRAETDAARYGASYSVWCVIECWALMLLPLAADHPLHWFIMVAVTLMTIVERAGVPRAPRWGAAWPGFAQPATSALNRISA
- a CDS encoding tyrosinase family protein; its protein translation is MAHVRRDVWKLPVGDTTLEWYGKAVEALQKRPITDITSWWSFGAMHGIDKGIWKGFSFIADDTKFPPPGVQKKLWGQCQHLSWYFLPWHRGYLAAFETVVRDAVTKLGGPADWALPYWNYSDDPKARELPRAFAKAKLPGGGRNFLHVAQRYGAAQIPNVQSPIVLDSRVVTVDKTLLERFFEGTGDGGLSGFGGIKTPFNHGEKGKFGALESQPHGGVHVWVGGGFKGRGLSSDPLEWGLMTNPDTAALDPIFWLHHANIDRLWNVWLRQKQRLGDEADVFKNPADADWLDGPRDRDFAMPRLDGTTYKFTARDVLDTKVPMLDYIYDDDAAPVAPGDQLAVRFEKLGASPSLAIELAGAVTMTPPKAAELIGSNTSLVRLNGDVVESRVRLDGKELQKLTRALNAKTFSAAAAREPDRIYLNLENIKSPSDAALFYVYVNLPQGADPEKYPDHFAGTLSMFGVSKASTPLGPTGGDGVTTSLDITSIVDRMHTENSLSGELSVKLISAVPGATSDDLSIGRISVYRQGQ